A genomic segment from Stappia indica encodes:
- a CDS encoding GntR family transcriptional regulator, whose product MRELIATGHFKPGDRLIERELCETLDVGRTSVREALRQLEAEGLIRTEPHRGPIVTKVSFEEAQQLYQLRALLEGFCGAEFAAKGTDEEHRRLHAACEAFAAAAEGHAPTEQLVARKAEFYRCLIAGARNIYVEDMLTSLHNRVSMLRATTMTQPHRLPKSVEEIRDITKAICARDAEWARRASITHVEESSKIALQLLSDAEVA is encoded by the coding sequence ATGCGCGAGCTGATCGCCACCGGTCATTTCAAGCCGGGCGACCGTCTCATCGAACGCGAACTCTGCGAGACGCTCGACGTCGGCCGCACATCGGTGCGAGAGGCACTGCGGCAGCTGGAAGCAGAAGGCCTGATCCGCACCGAGCCGCATCGCGGTCCCATCGTCACCAAGGTCTCCTTCGAGGAGGCCCAGCAGCTCTACCAGCTGCGTGCGCTGCTGGAAGGGTTTTGCGGCGCCGAATTCGCCGCCAAGGGCACCGACGAGGAGCACCGGCGGCTGCATGCGGCCTGCGAGGCCTTCGCGGCGGCCGCCGAGGGGCACGCGCCGACCGAGCAGCTGGTCGCGCGCAAGGCGGAGTTCTATCGCTGCCTGATCGCGGGCGCGCGGAACATCTATGTCGAGGACATGCTGACCTCGCTGCACAACCGGGTCTCGATGCTGCGCGCAACGACGATGACCCAGCCGCACCGGCTGCCGAAAAGCGTCGAGGAAATCCGCGACATCACCAAGGCGATCTGCGCCCGCGATGCCGAGTGGGCGCGCCGCGCCAGCATCACCCACGTGGAGGAAAGCAGCAAGATCGCCCTGCAGCTGCTGAGCGACGCGGAAGTCGCCTGA
- a CDS encoding IS110 family transposase yields MAFLEHAPSHVVGIDVSKLTLAVCPAPGTAACTVASTGASTVANTARAIRKLVAGLPSGTLIVCEPTGGHEALLLAELAAAGIACHRADTLKARAFARSFGRLAKTDAIDAALLAAYGQERWRHLPLHRPADRTQAQLAALVARRHDLMAIRGAELNRAKSPGCTLVVASCRSLVRTLDRQIETIDTAIAGLCAQCTLLARRIALYRSLPGVGPRTAISLAAAMPELGTMTGKQAASLAGLAPHPNDSGTLKGYRKTRGGRPQIRSILFMAALSAARCKGPLRPVFQRLIANGKKPIVALTALMRKIVVILNARMRDHLNDMS; encoded by the coding sequence ATGGCCTTTCTGGAACATGCCCCGTCCCACGTCGTCGGCATCGACGTGTCGAAGCTGACCCTTGCCGTCTGTCCGGCGCCGGGCACCGCCGCCTGCACCGTGGCCAGCACCGGGGCCAGCACCGTGGCCAACACGGCCCGGGCGATCCGCAAGCTGGTCGCCGGCCTGCCCTCCGGGACGCTCATCGTCTGCGAGCCGACCGGCGGCCACGAAGCCCTGCTGCTGGCAGAGCTCGCGGCCGCAGGCATCGCCTGCCACCGCGCCGACACCCTCAAGGCCAGGGCCTTCGCCCGTTCCTTCGGGCGACTGGCCAAGACCGATGCCATCGATGCCGCACTGCTGGCCGCCTATGGCCAGGAGCGGTGGCGCCACCTGCCGCTCCACCGCCCGGCCGATCGCACCCAGGCGCAACTCGCCGCGCTCGTCGCCCGCAGGCACGACCTCATGGCCATTCGCGGCGCCGAACTCAACCGCGCCAAGTCGCCCGGATGCACCCTGGTCGTCGCCTCCTGCAGGAGCCTCGTCAGAACGCTCGACCGCCAGATCGAGACCATCGACACGGCCATCGCAGGCCTTTGCGCGCAATGCACCCTGCTCGCAAGGCGTATCGCCCTCTACCGCTCGCTGCCGGGCGTGGGGCCAAGGACCGCCATCTCCCTGGCCGCCGCCATGCCCGAGCTCGGCACCATGACCGGAAAGCAGGCCGCATCCCTGGCGGGCCTTGCCCCACACCCCAACGACAGCGGAACCTTGAAGGGCTACCGCAAGACCCGCGGCGGACGCCCGCAGATCCGTTCCATCCTCTTCATGGCCGCCCTCAGCGCCGCACGCTGCAAAGGGCCGCTGCGACCCGTCTTCCAGAGGCTCATCGCAAACGGAAAGAAGCCCATCGTCGCCCTAACCGCGCTCATGAGAAAGATCGTCGTCATCCTCAACGCAAGAATGAGAGACCACCTCAACGATATGAGTTGA